The Ensifer canadensis genome has a segment encoding these proteins:
- a CDS encoding ABC transporter substrate-binding protein → MKPTLLMPAMVTRRNVLLGGGIAAATVLAGPSLLRSAYATDNAIPKRGGTFRVGAEDASSKDNMDPALAFSGFAAMMCRAMYDSLVKEDATGKPYDSLAEVFEPDATAQVWTIRIRDGVTFHDGKAVTIDDVIFSITRAMTTTGSLAARNLEALDPKGIEKDGKHTARLRLKYPYSFFKQAFFHPSLSIVPTGFDPKKPVGSGPFKFVSFEDQKFIAERNPNYWLDGKPYLDRIEVIGFADATTARMNALMSGQIDAMPNLAFTQARTIEGREDIKLLSAAGASFEPFTMRVDQPPFKDPRVLEAFKLMVDREQLLRNVYAGRGRIGNDLGWAQDPYYNAGIPQRAYDPDKAKFLLKEAGQEGLEIELYPSPEAPWNSAAAQVLAQQAKKVGVTIKLAASADLSSFYDQKYLKVEFSQDMFGPNPLSVTAGYSLLPDSPYNESHWKDEKAAELFKLASSTGDSEKARQYLNDFQQLVHDKAGWIVWGFRDSLQAVTGKFGGLEPSLRGVNMHDLSGVWAL, encoded by the coding sequence ATGAAACCTACTTTGCTCATGCCCGCAATGGTTACACGACGCAACGTCCTCCTCGGTGGGGGCATTGCCGCCGCCACGGTGCTCGCCGGCCCCTCCCTCCTGCGGAGCGCTTACGCGACCGACAATGCCATCCCGAAACGGGGTGGCACCTTCCGGGTCGGCGCGGAGGACGCGAGTTCCAAGGACAATATGGACCCCGCGCTCGCCTTCTCCGGCTTCGCCGCCATGATGTGCCGGGCGATGTACGATTCGCTCGTCAAGGAGGATGCGACCGGAAAACCCTACGATTCGCTCGCGGAGGTCTTCGAGCCTGACGCCACGGCGCAGGTCTGGACCATCCGCATCCGCGATGGCGTGACCTTCCACGACGGCAAGGCGGTGACGATCGATGACGTCATCTTCTCCATCACGCGCGCCATGACGACGACCGGGTCCCTGGCTGCGCGCAACCTCGAAGCCCTCGATCCCAAGGGCATCGAAAAGGACGGCAAGCATACGGCGCGTCTGCGCCTCAAGTATCCCTATTCTTTCTTCAAGCAGGCCTTCTTCCATCCGTCCCTGTCCATCGTTCCCACCGGCTTTGATCCGAAGAAGCCTGTCGGCTCTGGGCCGTTTAAGTTCGTCTCTTTCGAGGACCAAAAATTCATCGCCGAGCGCAACCCGAACTACTGGCTCGACGGAAAACCCTATCTCGACCGCATCGAGGTGATCGGCTTTGCCGACGCGACCACGGCGCGGATGAACGCGCTGATGAGCGGCCAGATCGACGCCATGCCGAACCTCGCCTTCACGCAGGCGAGAACCATCGAGGGACGCGAGGACATCAAGCTGCTTTCGGCAGCCGGTGCCTCCTTCGAGCCCTTCACCATGCGGGTGGATCAGCCGCCGTTCAAAGATCCGCGCGTGCTCGAAGCGTTCAAGCTGATGGTCGATCGCGAACAGCTCTTGCGCAACGTCTATGCCGGGCGCGGGCGGATCGGCAACGATCTCGGCTGGGCGCAGGATCCCTACTACAATGCCGGCATCCCACAGCGGGCCTATGATCCGGACAAGGCGAAATTCCTGCTCAAGGAAGCCGGCCAGGAAGGCCTTGAGATCGAACTGTATCCCAGCCCCGAAGCCCCGTGGAACTCCGCGGCGGCGCAGGTTCTCGCCCAGCAGGCCAAAAAGGTCGGCGTCACCATCAAGCTGGCGGCCTCGGCCGACCTTTCCAGCTTCTACGACCAGAAATACCTGAAGGTCGAGTTCAGCCAAGACATGTTCGGCCCCAACCCGCTGTCGGTGACCGCGGGCTATTCGCTGCTGCCGGATTCGCCCTACAACGAATCCCACTGGAAGGACGAGAAGGCGGCCGAACTGTTCAAGCTGGCTTCCTCCACCGGCGACAGCGAAAAGGCGCGCCAGTATCTCAATGACTTCCAGCAGCTCGTGCACGACAAGGCCGGCTGGATCGTCTGGGGTTTCCGCGACAGCCTGCAGGCCGTCACCGGCAAGTTCGGTGGGCTGGAGCCATCCTTGCGCGGCGTCAATATGCACGACCTGTCGGGTGTCTGGGCGCTTTAG
- a CDS encoding ABC transporter substrate-binding protein, protein MNSYRFTANRRQALKLILAGAGVMGGRFAIPFSAARAAESTIVWAANAGECDPADIARFKEATGITVDYREVISDADQFFASVRPQFTAGLPIGYDVLCISSAYTSFYAENGWLEPLDPGALPNVQKNLLPSLRSVKHADVAIPFDFAPVGLAFNRAHFKEGLQSWGQLLDPAVKGKVGLYATPVVNVAAWGLYLKSEGKVDNVPAEMTLEEAMEVLAFLKPHIESGQLLPAQGENAGQKLSNGDLIAAMAPPVNISQLDPKKVGFAVPNEGAPAYVDRLGIPKGAANLEAALAFIDWWFRPENAASFCRYTLQYPYAVGVKEELAKLDPALAANPLIFPPADVLDRLFPYPAPWDQRERAQIARTWTQMISG, encoded by the coding sequence ATGAACAGTTATCGCTTCACGGCCAATCGCCGGCAGGCCCTCAAGCTCATCCTCGCCGGAGCGGGCGTGATGGGTGGCCGGTTCGCCATTCCCTTCTCCGCGGCCCGTGCCGCGGAGAGCACCATCGTCTGGGCCGCCAATGCTGGCGAATGCGACCCGGCCGATATCGCCCGATTTAAGGAAGCAACGGGCATCACGGTCGACTATCGCGAGGTCATCTCCGATGCCGACCAGTTTTTTGCGAGTGTGCGCCCGCAGTTCACCGCCGGCCTACCGATCGGCTACGACGTGCTCTGCATCTCCAGCGCCTATACGTCCTTCTATGCGGAGAACGGCTGGCTCGAGCCGCTCGATCCCGGAGCGCTTCCGAACGTGCAGAAGAACCTGCTGCCGAGCCTCAGATCGGTAAAGCATGCTGACGTGGCGATCCCCTTCGACTTCGCGCCCGTCGGCCTTGCCTTCAACCGTGCCCATTTCAAAGAGGGGCTGCAATCCTGGGGCCAACTGCTCGATCCGGCAGTAAAGGGCAAGGTCGGCCTCTATGCCACGCCCGTCGTCAATGTCGCGGCCTGGGGGCTCTACCTCAAGTCGGAGGGCAAGGTCGACAACGTTCCCGCCGAGATGACGCTCGAAGAAGCCATGGAAGTTCTGGCTTTCCTGAAACCGCATATCGAAAGCGGGCAGCTGTTGCCGGCGCAGGGGGAGAATGCGGGGCAGAAGCTATCGAACGGCGATCTCATCGCCGCCATGGCGCCGCCCGTCAACATCTCGCAGCTCGATCCGAAAAAGGTCGGCTTCGCCGTGCCGAACGAAGGCGCCCCCGCCTATGTCGACCGGCTCGGCATTCCGAAGGGTGCGGCGAACCTGGAGGCGGCGCTCGCCTTCATCGACTGGTGGTTCCGGCCGGAAAATGCCGCGAGCTTCTGTCGCTACACGCTGCAATATCCCTATGCCGTCGGCGTCAAGGAAGAGCTTGCGAAGCTCGATCCCGCCCTTGCCGCCAATCCACTAATCTTTCCGCCCGCCGATGTGCTCGACCGGCTGTTCCCCTATCCGGCGCCCTGGGATCAGCGCGAACGTGCCCAGATCGCCCGAACATGGACGCAGATGATCAGTGGCTAA
- a CDS encoding ABC transporter permease, translating into MIGLALVFMFAPVVTMIVFSFNDPGGRFNYELGTFSLAAWRSPFAVPQLGMALGNSLIVAAVSALLAALLGTPVGFALGRRQFIGRGAVSGLTFIPLATPEVVLGAGMLILFVATATIPFLKTLTGGLFYPLGFPSVIAAHTTLGLSFVIINVRSRVIGAGVTLEHAARDLGACGFTVFRTIWLPIILPGILSGALLVFAISLDDFVLTNFTAGGTTMFPTWLYGLMRRELPPQIAVVGTLIFLVSLGLVALSVKISGRQPA; encoded by the coding sequence GTGATCGGGCTGGCGCTGGTCTTCATGTTCGCGCCCGTCGTCACGATGATCGTCTTTTCCTTCAACGATCCCGGTGGGCGCTTCAACTACGAGCTCGGCACCTTCTCGCTTGCGGCGTGGCGCAGCCCTTTCGCCGTGCCGCAGCTCGGGATGGCGCTCGGCAACAGCCTTATCGTGGCGGCGGTCTCGGCGCTGCTTGCGGCGCTTCTTGGCACGCCGGTCGGTTTTGCGTTGGGCCGGCGGCAATTTATCGGGCGCGGCGCGGTCTCGGGCCTCACCTTCATTCCGCTCGCGACCCCGGAAGTGGTGCTCGGCGCGGGCATGCTGATCCTCTTCGTGGCCACGGCGACGATCCCCTTCCTGAAAACCCTGACGGGCGGTCTCTTCTATCCGCTCGGGTTTCCGAGCGTCATCGCCGCGCACACGACGCTGGGTCTCAGCTTCGTGATTATCAATGTGCGCTCCCGCGTCATCGGCGCCGGCGTCACGCTCGAACATGCCGCGCGCGATCTCGGCGCCTGCGGTTTCACCGTATTCCGCACAATCTGGCTGCCGATCATCCTGCCGGGCATCCTCTCCGGCGCGCTGCTGGTCTTCGCGATCTCGCTCGACGATTTCGTGCTAACCAACTTCACCGCCGGTGGAACGACCATGTTCCCGACCTGGCTCTACGGCCTGATGCGCCGCGAGCTGCCGCCGCAGATCGCCGTGGTCGGCACGCTGATCTTCCTCGTCTCGCTCGGCCTCGTCGCCCTTTCGGTAAAAATCTCGGGGCGTCAGCCGGCCTGA
- a CDS encoding GntR family transcriptional regulator, whose translation MRSEIFEVQGRHQRDGATPAVALAYESIRDRIISLALPPGAPLNEADLAGPLGVGLTPVRDAIKRLALEHLIVVYPRRGTFVSEINLADERWLTEARVEMEGLAAELAAARASVEERRAITACVETLLGESHPLRINALDTEFHRLLYRAAHNPFLEASLNQYLNLSVRLWYYCRDRLRAKSSDGDFHKQVADAVMAGDPQASRAGIVAHLRQSSADLREVM comes from the coding sequence ATGCGATCTGAAATTTTTGAAGTGCAGGGCAGACATCAGCGTGACGGCGCGACCCCGGCCGTCGCCCTTGCCTACGAGAGCATCCGCGACCGCATCATCTCGCTTGCGCTTCCGCCCGGTGCGCCGCTCAACGAGGCGGATCTGGCGGGTCCTCTCGGCGTCGGCCTGACGCCGGTTCGCGATGCGATCAAGCGCTTGGCGCTCGAACATCTGATCGTCGTCTATCCGCGGCGCGGCACCTTCGTCAGCGAGATCAACTTGGCGGACGAGCGATGGCTGACGGAAGCCCGCGTGGAGATGGAGGGGCTGGCGGCGGAACTCGCCGCCGCGCGTGCGAGCGTCGAGGAAAGGCGGGCGATCACGGCCTGTGTCGAGACACTGCTCGGAGAATCGCACCCGCTGCGCATCAACGCGCTCGACACGGAATTCCACCGCCTCCTGTACCGCGCCGCGCACAACCCCTTCCTGGAAGCCTCGCTCAACCAGTATCTCAATCTCAGCGTCCGGCTCTGGTACTATTGCCGCGACCGCCTGCGCGCAAAATCCTCCGACGGCGACTTCCACAAGCAGGTGGCGGATGCGGTCATGGCCGGCGATCCACAGGCCTCCCGCGCCGGCATCGTTGCCCATCTGCGCCAGTCGTCGGCCGACCTGCGCGAGGTTATGTGA
- a CDS encoding MBL fold metallo-hydrolase, with protein sequence MTPNRSSPSANIRAEDWYEVVPFADDVFLIHEPWIHPFFRCNMWFVRGAERDLLVDTGLGHFGLRAHVPLLRGRPIVCVSSHAHFDHIGSTHEFDIHLAHPAEAEIFVDPRPEWTLAAGYANEDMFIAPPEGWESAAYRVKPCPATGFVEDGDVVDIGDRRFEVIHTPGHSPGGIALFERATGTLIAGDIVYDGDLIDDTFHSDRAAYRASLARVADLPVRIVHGGHFASFGPTRLQQVVAAYTG encoded by the coding sequence ATGACACCGAACCGTTCAAGCCCTTCCGCCAATATCCGCGCCGAGGACTGGTACGAGGTCGTGCCCTTCGCCGACGATGTCTTCCTGATCCACGAACCCTGGATCCATCCCTTCTTCCGCTGTAACATGTGGTTCGTGCGCGGGGCGGAACGCGATCTCCTCGTCGATACCGGCCTTGGCCATTTCGGCCTGCGGGCGCATGTGCCGCTGCTCCGCGGGCGGCCGATCGTCTGTGTATCGAGCCATGCCCATTTCGACCATATCGGCAGCACCCACGAATTCGACATCCACCTTGCCCATCCGGCCGAAGCGGAGATTTTCGTCGATCCCCGGCCGGAATGGACGCTCGCCGCCGGCTATGCGAACGAGGACATGTTCATCGCCCCGCCGGAAGGCTGGGAAAGCGCCGCCTATCGCGTCAAACCGTGCCCGGCGACTGGCTTTGTCGAGGACGGCGACGTGGTCGATATCGGCGACCGGCGCTTCGAGGTCATCCACACGCCCGGCCATTCGCCGGGCGGCATCGCGCTGTTCGAGCGGGCGACCGGCACGCTGATCGCCGGGGACATTGTCTATGACGGCGACCTTATTGACGACACGTTCCACTCCGACAGGGCGGCCTATCGCGCCTCGCTGGCGCGTGTGGCGGATTTGCCCGTCCGCATCGTGCATGGTGGCCATTTCGCAAGCTTCGGACCGACGCGTTTGCAGCAAGTGGTCGCGGCCTACACAGGCTGA
- a CDS encoding ABC transporter ATP-binding protein has translation MSASQSGVELRSLVCRYGPVEAVRKMDLVIEPGEFFTLLGPSGCGKSTTLQAIGGFAPPAAGRILVGGQDITGLPPARRPTNYVFQNYALFPHMSVAENVEYGLKRRKVPAAERRARVLAELKRVGMQDFATRWPAQLSGGQQQRVALARALVNRPAVLLLDEPLSALDFLMRKQLREELKTIQREVGTTTVFVTHDQSEALSMSDRIAVMNAGRIEQIGTPSEIYERPKTRFVAEFVGSANLLPGRVGASGSAVALDAGITLRLASSRVCEGQRCLVMVRPEHMWLTDTGGLTATLAKCTYVGDHHEIVATLAHGGELTIKQREWPSLAPGALCHIAFDETKVHVIPAS, from the coding sequence ATGTCCGCATCTCAAAGTGGCGTGGAGCTACGATCGCTGGTCTGTCGCTACGGGCCGGTGGAAGCCGTTCGCAAGATGGATCTTGTGATCGAGCCGGGCGAGTTCTTCACGCTGCTGGGGCCGAGCGGCTGCGGCAAATCCACGACCCTGCAGGCGATCGGCGGTTTTGCGCCGCCGGCCGCCGGCCGCATCCTCGTCGGCGGTCAGGACATTACCGGCCTGCCGCCGGCCCGCCGGCCGACGAATTACGTCTTCCAGAACTACGCCCTCTTTCCGCACATGAGCGTCGCGGAGAACGTCGAATACGGGCTGAAGCGCCGCAAGGTGCCGGCTGCTGAGCGGCGAGCGCGGGTGCTGGCAGAACTAAAGCGCGTCGGCATGCAGGATTTTGCCACGCGCTGGCCCGCGCAGCTTTCCGGCGGCCAGCAGCAACGCGTGGCGCTCGCCCGCGCGCTCGTCAATCGCCCGGCCGTGCTGCTCCTCGACGAGCCGCTTTCGGCACTCGATTTCCTCATGCGAAAGCAATTGCGCGAGGAGTTGAAGACGATCCAGCGCGAGGTCGGCACCACCACCGTTTTCGTGACGCACGACCAGTCGGAAGCCCTCAGCATGTCCGACCGCATCGCCGTGATGAATGCCGGGCGGATCGAGCAAATCGGTACGCCGAGCGAAATCTACGAGCGCCCGAAGACGCGCTTCGTTGCGGAATTCGTCGGTAGCGCCAACCTGCTGCCGGGCAGGGTTGGGGCGAGCGGCTCCGCCGTCGCGCTCGATGCCGGCATTACGCTCCGGCTCGCCAGCTCCAGGGTCTGCGAGGGGCAGCGCTGTCTCGTCATGGTGCGGCCGGAGCATATGTGGCTCACGGATACTGGCGGCCTCACCGCCACACTCGCCAAATGCACCTATGTCGGCGACCACCACGAAATCGTGGCCACGCTTGCCCATGGCGGTGAGCTCACGATCAAGCAGCGGGAGTGGCCCTCGCTTGCGCCCGGCGCCCTCTGCCACATCGCCTTCGACGAAACCAAGGTCCACGTCATTCCTGCGTCCTAG
- a CDS encoding HalD/BesD family halogenase has protein sequence MSTMQAPDVSHLVDLERYPIDDLASPKRRELIENAKASLRESGLASFPGFLTEKGLATCVAEVESLKSKAYARDLLRFIYPQETLDPLLPADHPFRKPQPLIQRMLSADIFDGESELRKIYEWGGLPPFFAEILDQSVHHIVDPFLSLAVIMMNNGQTHDWHFDGNDWVVTLLLQRPESGGEFEFVPHTRDKANPGLDRVEAVLRGTSEEVISVSQDAGTLVLFYGDQSLHRVAPSNGTRDRMVAAFSYDNAPGFVFNEKVHMNASGRTTPLYVSPRLSAMADAAN, from the coding sequence ATGAGCACGATGCAAGCCCCCGACGTCAGCCATCTGGTCGACCTCGAGCGCTACCCGATCGACGATCTGGCGAGCCCGAAGCGCCGTGAATTGATCGAGAATGCCAAGGCCTCACTGCGTGAAAGCGGCCTTGCCAGCTTTCCGGGCTTCTTGACCGAGAAGGGCTTGGCGACCTGCGTCGCCGAGGTGGAAAGCCTCAAGAGCAAGGCCTATGCCCGCGACCTCCTGCGCTTCATCTATCCGCAGGAAACGCTCGACCCGTTGCTGCCGGCCGACCATCCGTTCCGCAAGCCGCAGCCGCTGATCCAGCGCATGCTGTCGGCCGATATTTTCGATGGCGAGAGCGAGCTGCGCAAGATCTACGAATGGGGCGGCCTGCCGCCGTTCTTCGCGGAAATCCTGGACCAGAGCGTCCACCACATCGTCGATCCGTTCCTGTCGCTCGCCGTCATCATGATGAACAACGGCCAGACCCACGATTGGCACTTCGACGGCAATGACTGGGTGGTCACGCTCTTGTTGCAACGCCCGGAATCGGGCGGCGAATTCGAGTTCGTGCCGCATACCCGGGACAAGGCAAATCCGGGCCTGGATCGTGTCGAGGCGGTGCTGCGCGGCACGTCGGAGGAGGTGATCTCCGTGTCCCAGGATGCCGGTACGCTCGTGCTCTTCTACGGCGACCAGTCACTGCACCGGGTCGCGCCGTCCAACGGCACGCGCGACCGCATGGTGGCGGCGTTCTCCTACGACAACGCGCCGGGCTTCGTCTTCAACGAGAAGGTCCACATGAACGCCTCGGGACGCACGACGCCGCTCTACGTGTCGCCGCGGCTCAGCGCCATGGCGGATGCTGCCAACTGA
- a CDS encoding ABC transporter ATP-binding protein, producing MNVAPNHLSAPAGETQVALQVEGLRVDVVGSKINIVAEVNFSLRPGEIMGLVGESGSGKTTAALALLGYAKIGTAITAGSVRIRGVDLLPLPWQEIRRQRGRLISYVPQDPGASLNPAMRIGAQMLEALNKDGKDPEATGRMAQALADVALPATLEFLRRFPHQLSGGQQQRVGLAMAFIGRPAVVVLDEPTTGLDVTTQAHVLATVRDLCARYGTAAVYVSHDLAVVNDLADSVAVMYLGRIVESGPTHLTLRSPEHPYTRLLISAIPDPLVRRKLRGIAGHAPSVASRDGGCVFASRCPDVLDSCRRSEPPLLRLHSDGHKVACLRRQTTDDTVPFRVPDIEAAAERAEKPVLLGVSGLDAGYGTVRILKGLDLEIRQGLCTAIVGESGSGKTTLAKCLGGLHTDAKGSLQLHGETLPFGTRRRSTEQRRAVQYIFQNPYSSLNPRRTVHELIAQSIAAFTEKGRAPRQSVADLLSMVALNPRLHDRYPQQLSGGERQRVAIARAIAADPEILICDEITSALDVSVQASIVQLLKTLHRQSGTTIVFITHNLAVVRAIADRVAVVKSGVLVEEGPSDAVLDAPQDAYTQNLLQSTPRLWWS from the coding sequence ATGAACGTTGCGCCGAACCACCTCAGCGCGCCGGCGGGCGAGACGCAAGTGGCCCTTCAGGTCGAGGGGTTGCGGGTCGATGTCGTCGGCTCGAAGATCAATATCGTTGCCGAAGTCAATTTCAGCCTGCGGCCGGGCGAGATCATGGGCCTCGTCGGGGAGTCCGGCTCCGGCAAGACCACGGCGGCGCTGGCGCTGCTCGGCTATGCCAAGATCGGCACGGCCATCACCGCGGGCTCGGTCCGCATCCGCGGCGTCGATCTCCTGCCGCTCCCCTGGCAGGAGATCCGCCGCCAGCGCGGACGCCTCATTTCCTACGTGCCGCAGGATCCCGGTGCCTCGCTGAACCCCGCCATGCGGATCGGGGCGCAGATGCTGGAGGCACTCAACAAGGATGGAAAAGACCCTGAGGCGACCGGCCGGATGGCGCAGGCGCTCGCGGATGTCGCCCTTCCGGCGACGCTCGAATTCCTCAGGCGCTTTCCGCATCAGCTTTCCGGCGGCCAGCAGCAGCGCGTCGGCCTTGCCATGGCCTTCATCGGCCGGCCGGCTGTCGTCGTCCTCGACGAGCCGACGACAGGGCTCGACGTCACCACACAGGCCCATGTGCTGGCGACGGTCCGGGATCTGTGCGCGCGCTACGGCACGGCGGCGGTCTATGTCAGCCATGATCTCGCCGTCGTGAACGATCTCGCCGACAGCGTGGCCGTCATGTATCTCGGCCGCATCGTCGAATCCGGGCCGACCCATCTCACGCTGCGCTCCCCGGAACATCCCTATACGCGGCTGCTGATCTCGGCGATCCCCGATCCGCTGGTCCGTCGCAAGCTGCGCGGCATCGCCGGCCATGCCCCCTCGGTGGCGAGCCGGGACGGCGGCTGCGTCTTCGCATCGCGCTGCCCGGACGTGCTGGACAGCTGTCGCCGCTCGGAGCCGCCGCTGCTGCGGCTCCATTCGGATGGGCACAAGGTGGCGTGCCTGCGCCGGCAGACGACGGATGATACCGTTCCGTTCCGGGTGCCGGACATCGAAGCGGCGGCGGAAAGGGCGGAAAAGCCCGTGCTGCTCGGCGTATCGGGGCTCGATGCCGGCTACGGCACTGTCCGCATCCTCAAGGGCCTCGACCTGGAGATACGGCAGGGCCTGTGCACCGCCATCGTCGGCGAATCCGGCAGCGGCAAGACGACGCTCGCCAAATGTCTCGGCGGCCTGCACACAGACGCGAAGGGCAGCCTCCAGCTGCACGGCGAGACGCTTCCCTTTGGCACCCGCCGGCGCAGCACGGAGCAGCGGCGCGCGGTGCAGTACATTTTCCAAAACCCCTACAGTTCGCTGAACCCGCGCCGCACGGTGCATGAGCTGATCGCGCAATCCATCGCGGCCTTCACAGAAAAGGGCAGGGCGCCGCGCCAATCGGTGGCCGACCTGTTGTCGATGGTGGCCCTCAACCCGCGCCTTCACGACCGCTACCCGCAGCAGCTCAGCGGCGGCGAGCGCCAGCGCGTGGCGATCGCGCGTGCGATCGCAGCAGACCCGGAAATCCTGATCTGCGACGAGATCACCAGCGCGCTCGATGTCTCCGTTCAGGCGTCGATCGTCCAGCTTCTGAAGACGCTGCACCGGCAGTCCGGCACCACCATCGTCTTCATCACGCACAACCTCGCCGTCGTGCGCGCCATCGCCGACCGGGTCGCCGTCGTCAAATCCGGGGTGCTCGTGGAAGAGGGGCCCAGCGATGCCGTGCTCGATGCCCCGCAAGACGCCTACACACAGAATCTACTCCAGAGCACGCCGCGGCTCTGGTGGAGCTAA
- a CDS encoding ABC transporter permease produces the protein MAKVTSAQDAGRPVRSFGVRAGWPEMLPTLFWLAALLVVPLVYILRMSFSADPFALTATGWSIANYVDSIPFYWNNLLNSVLIGLSATLLAFAIAMPVAYGISFYGRRWKTVLLFAFFAPFLTSYLIRIVAWQTLLGTNGPLFGPLQQFTGLEVRILGTPFAVVAGLTYQLVPFVLLPLYTAFNRVDRTLCAAADDLYSQRCGRTGAILGAAGGFSIGLLLAFVFFGWGGFVALGPVLFVLAGTVLGGTIGVTMTERFALIVFPLSRNGFVAAAVLSFIPALGDYVNAALLGDIRTQMLGNVIQAKFLVELDYAGAAALSATLLVAAMMLLTLLLRLIRGTELLDVV, from the coding sequence GTGGCTAAGGTAACCTCCGCCCAAGACGCCGGTCGGCCGGTGCGCTCTTTCGGGGTGCGCGCCGGCTGGCCGGAAATGTTGCCGACGCTCTTCTGGCTCGCGGCCCTTTTGGTCGTGCCGCTCGTCTATATCCTGCGCATGTCGTTCAGTGCCGATCCCTTCGCGCTGACGGCAACCGGCTGGTCGATTGCCAACTACGTGGATTCCATTCCCTTCTACTGGAACAATCTGCTCAATTCGGTGCTGATCGGCCTATCGGCGACGCTCCTCGCCTTCGCGATCGCCATGCCGGTCGCTTATGGCATTTCGTTCTACGGCAGGCGTTGGAAGACCGTGCTGCTCTTCGCCTTCTTTGCGCCGTTCCTCACGAGCTACCTCATTCGTATCGTCGCTTGGCAGACCCTGCTCGGGACCAATGGCCCGCTCTTCGGTCCGCTCCAGCAGTTCACGGGCCTTGAAGTACGGATCCTCGGAACGCCCTTCGCCGTGGTGGCGGGCCTCACCTACCAGCTCGTGCCCTTCGTGTTGCTGCCGCTCTACACGGCTTTCAACCGGGTTGATCGCACGCTCTGCGCGGCCGCCGACGATCTCTACTCGCAGCGGTGTGGCCGAACGGGTGCTATCCTCGGTGCGGCTGGCGGGTTTTCGATCGGCCTGTTGCTGGCGTTCGTCTTTTTTGGCTGGGGTGGCTTTGTCGCGCTGGGGCCGGTGCTGTTCGTGCTTGCCGGGACGGTTCTCGGCGGCACCATCGGCGTCACGATGACGGAGCGGTTCGCGCTAATCGTCTTCCCGCTCAGCCGCAATGGCTTTGTCGCTGCGGCGGTCCTGTCGTTCATTCCGGCGCTCGGCGACTATGTTAACGCCGCCCTTCTCGGCGATATCCGCACGCAGATGCTCGGCAACGTCATCCAGGCGAAGTTCCTGGTGGAACTGGACTATGCCGGGGCAGCCGCGCTTTCAGCCACGCTGCTGGTCGCCGCGATGATGTTGCTCACCCTTCTCCTGCGTCTGATCCGCGGTACGGAGCTTCTCGATGTCGTCTAG
- a CDS encoding gamma-glutamylcyclotransferase family protein — translation MQRNKNGRSFHRPMEEVFMYYFAYCTWLHDIEVSRFMPEAKPVTKAYAANHALRFHAAGDRTDRGWCHFLNTADAWGERAYGVVFEHDETHFQEDYDDFERCCMTVYGEDGKQYDCWTYRLIRPGIAMRPPNFYWEHIPAGMKQWNFSPEYIAKVQAVFDNAAECPRADRPNPSKVPGKGADTR, via the coding sequence ATGCAACGCAACAAAAATGGGCGCAGTTTCCACCGCCCCATGGAAGAGGTTTTTATGTACTACTTCGCCTATTGCACATGGCTGCACGACATCGAGGTCTCTCGTTTCATGCCGGAGGCAAAGCCGGTCACCAAGGCCTATGCGGCCAACCATGCGCTGCGCTTCCACGCCGCAGGCGATCGCACTGACCGAGGCTGGTGCCATTTCCTCAACACGGCGGATGCCTGGGGCGAGCGCGCCTATGGCGTCGTCTTCGAACATGACGAGACGCATTTCCAGGAGGATTACGACGACTTCGAGCGCTGCTGTATGACGGTCTACGGCGAGGACGGCAAGCAATACGATTGCTGGACCTATCGCCTGATCCGGCCGGGCATCGCCATGCGTCCGCCGAACTTTTACTGGGAGCACATCCCGGCCGGCATGAAGCAGTGGAACTTCTCGCCGGAATACATCGCAAAGGTTCAGGCGGTCTTCGACAATGCTGCCGAATGCCCGCGCGCCGACCGGCCGAACCCGTCGAAGGTGCCGGGCAAGGGCGCCGATACGCGCTGA
- a CDS encoding cupin domain-containing protein, producing the protein MPKDNTNDTAAKSGVQVIKFADPANDWHDYGDMPGDRTPGNPIGQHASVWKSDDGRVTVGLWRRDADFGDLLGTGQCFDFVIEGDVTVTDQHGRAHVANSGDLLIYNEEDEGSWEQPGPIRKIFIHVRD; encoded by the coding sequence ATGCCAAAGGACAACACCAACGACACCGCCGCAAAGAGCGGCGTCCAGGTCATCAAGTTCGCCGATCCGGCTAACGACTGGCACGATTACGGCGACATGCCGGGCGACCGCACGCCGGGCAATCCGATCGGCCAGCACGCCTCCGTTTGGAAATCGGACGATGGCCGCGTGACGGTCGGCCTCTGGCGCCGCGACGCCGACTTCGGCGACTTACTGGGCACCGGCCAGTGCTTCGACTTCGTCATCGAGGGCGACGTGACGGTGACTGACCAGCATGGCCGAGCCCATGTCGCCAATTCCGGCGACCTGCTCATCTACAACGAGGAGGACGAGGGAAGCTGGGAACAGCCCGGCCCGATCCGCAAGATCTTCATCCACGTGCGCGACTGA